The genomic DNA CCAACATGTTCAtcatattacttattaatatttgCAAAATACCGACTCTACCAATAAAGATTTGCAGACTCAAATGGGGGGAATAACGACTGAAATGAAAATAATGAAGACATAAGCATCAATAAATCTgtcatcacaaccttttgtgatTGAAGAGAGAAAATTAGTGCAGTAACTTTGAGGAGTCGTTGGGGATCTTTTAAAACTACCTTTTGGGAATACGTCGTCCGTGCTTTTTAACGCAATATGTAATTGATGATTCCATGGGTGTAACCTACTCATACACAATCTATTTTTAGTTTAAACCATTATAATAGGTttcacaaagaaaagaaaaaaaaaagaatttggttAAAATTTGATCTTCTGTTTGTGGTATTGGTGATATTCATCATATTTTGGATGAATTTATTAGGAAAGagaacatccaaattaatatGAAGAGAATTGTATAATACAATAAATTCTAATTTTATTTACTCTACAAAAGTAAATTAATGGCTATATGGGATTAGAAAGCAGTAATTGGTGATTACAAAATAAACGACTTTCAATTACGGCCAGATAGTATGACTATCAACAAAAAAAGGGGTAGACCACCATGTAAAAGCACTACCTATGTAACGCAAAAAGACAAACAAGTtcgtaaaaaaattataattttgggCCCAACCTATTTGTCTATATAATATCCTAGTTGGCCTAGTCTATAAGACGGCTCTAAGTATATGTTAGGTTTTTTGGCCTATGAAACTTCACATAATCAACATCAAATTGTTATTAACCAAGATGACCTGGTTATTTTGGCAACTGAATTAGAGATGTTTCTACTTTTTACCTGTTTATTTGCACGTGAAGATGCAGATGCTTTAACATTTATCTTCTTCCTTGTACATGCATCGAATGTAAAAACAATCTTACCTAGAAAAAAAATTACCTCTTATTTTCACCTAGGATATGTATTGTGATATGTTTTTAAAGATAGTCGATTTTTTTTTGTACATGTAATTTGTCAGTTTTAGTTGAATCTTTTTGTGATCAGGTCACCCACGTCAACTATTATAAGGGTGTGCTTCCTACTACTTAGATATTACGTCTTAGATGTACACGCATCTTAAGAAAAAagttagaaaataaaataaaatatttgtttttattatgttttataaATTCCTTCGTTTCACAATATTTACTTATTGATCCCTCTGGTAAATAAACTACTTAATATTTTGGTCgtgagaagaagaattttttttttctacttcCTAAAACCTAGAtttgcattttttttcttctttttaacttTGATATGAAGTCTTTGAAGGGGATTGATTGTGGAGAGATTGAATGGTGCAATAGATGCTGCGAGTGCATAAGATTAATTGCTCCATGATTGTGAATCTCCCGTGGAGCATTACGATTTTTCTTGTTAAGTTTAAGAACCTTCACCGATCAACATTAAAAGTTATATGTTAATTCCTTGTTAAGTTTATGAACTTTCTTGTTAAGTTTCTACTTTGTTTTTCCAAGCTTGAGAAGTTGTTAGGAGCCTTATATCGAGGCGACGACAAACAAAGAACCTAAAATTATGCATCCACACTAGCACACTTTTATCTCGTTTTTTCTTGGTGAGTACTATAGAAGGTATACCTACTGCACCAATCGACATAAGAAAATCCAAGAATATTTGTATCTTCCTTCGTAATTGGTGTAATTGGTGCAATATCAACACCAGCAACTCAAATGGAAAATCATGCACTCATGATTCATAATCAGTTAAATCAAGCAAATGAGTTCAGAAAACGTTTTTTAAATATGAAAAAACACATTAATATGAAGCAACACATAAACAACAACATATCATAATAACAACAAGCAGGTGCGTGCATTATATAAATGcaaatcaattaaaaaaacaTTCATCTATGCATAAAATATCCACAATTCACTATATGCAGAGTACATCCACGAGCTTTGGTCTATGCAGAAAATATCCACAAACTCATTATGTGCATAAAGTATTCACAAGTTCAATCTGATGCATAAGCTAAAACATGAAATAAATTCAAAGTACTGAGACAAGAAACGTGGATTTATGCACAATCTTAAATACAAATTTGTAATACCTGGTTCATacgaaattattattattaaaacatGAAGATATtagaacaaagttgatatgtgcgaAAAAATCCATAATACCAAAATCAAGCAACCCAAATTTTATCCACATAAAGAAACACAAATACAACATCAATCAGTGTTGTAGGTGGTGAGTATTTTATggtagtgaaacaacaaaccctttAGGGTTTAATTCGAGGACTTCATGGATTCTCATGGGAAGTAAATCAATATCCAGGAATATCCCAAAAAGTTATCTAATATAAGACACATCCAACATCAGGGTGAAGATGAAATTTGGCATGACTTCAAGCCAAATACTCAAGACATTGAGAATATACCTCATGGGTTGAAGTTAATAGAGGGAGAAAGCATTCAGATTCTATTATGGCGGGCGTGTTTAACATATGAGGATTTCTTGTAATTCAAATCTTATGTTTGAGTTAGTCTTATAGTCTCATCTTATTTTCTATTGTTTATTTGTAGCTTTTACTATCATTTTGGGAATTATGTGGGTTAGGTTTATCTTATTAGACAATTTCAATTTGGTGAATCTATGGTTTGGATATACCTTATTAGAAAAATTCAGCTTGGTAATTTCTTGTAAGTTTAATATTTCAGTTTGTTAAATGCTTGTAATTTCAATGTTCTATCGTCTattcttcccaaaaaaaaaaaaagactggctGACAACAATTATATTGTCTTACTTGTACTCACTCATTATTGGAAATGTTATGATGAAGGAATCAATAACATATAAGAACTGGGGACAATGTTGAATCATGATATTGTTACATCAATGTCTCATTTAGGTTTTTCTTCAACAACTTTAATATTCTTGCAAGTTTCTTTCTTCTTAGGTTTTTATCATAATTTCGGCAATTATTAAGCAAAACTAtttagtagttttttttttctttatggaatttaaatgatttttctttttgtcaaaTGAAGAAATGATTTGACGATGATGATGGAAATTAATCGGTGATGATAAACAAGTTACAAAagatttaattttttaatttaattaatcGGTGATGGCAAAACCCTATAAAAAATTTAATTGTTTTTTGTGATGCTGCCAGTATGTGCTTTTCTGTTAGAGATTCAAAGATTTACACTCGATGATGATAACAATGATTATCAGAGGAGAAAGAAGAATTACGGCTATTTTTTCAATTTTGTGACTCTTTTTTTGGAGAGATTTGTGAGTAATATGTGGAGAAAGAATTGGGAGATCTTGGACTTAAAATGAGAAAGGTAATGATTTGGTAATTTTATGAGAGTTTATTATGGTACAAAAGCACTATTATGACGCGTTTCATACTCGAGAGAGCTTCATGAGGAATATGAATCATATTTGTCGTTTTGCTAAATTATGATTGCATCATTATGACGCATTACGAAGAAAGGATCAATTATGCATGGTCTTGTACATATCTTGTGAAAGACCATGTGGCATATACAAACTAAGCTTTCCGTAGTTTTGGCCTTGCAACACGAGTTGGTTTTAAGATTCTAGTTCCGGAATCGATGAATTATGGTTTGTCATTGATACTTTCGAGCTACGGAGTAGAAGCCGCATGAGTTGCAGCGTTAGTGTTTCAGCACCTTgtcactcatatcatctaattaagAGGTAATTGCCATATTTTTAAAAACTCATATCATCTGTCTCGGCaatgcgatgcaagagatgacTGTTTCCATACTTGATAAGGTAGTTGCATTCATTATTTGGATGCTTATACTCCTACCAAGTTACACATATAGGAATGCACCAATTGTGAATTAGGCATAACCGTAAAATGAAATTAATCGAAAGTCAGAGAAAATTCCAGACGACACTAGGGACTCTATGTGTTGGACCTGTCTTGTAATGAGACTGACTACAAAGTTTTTCTCGAAAAGTAAAGGAACTGGTTGGAAGAGTAGGCTGACAGTTGCATGCGAAGAGAATTCGTAACTGTTGTGCCAGTTACTTTGCAAATCGTGTTAGACTTGTACGAGTACTCTGAGTTTTCTAGGCCTTAAATGACGACTCACCAAATAGTTGGTGACCTGGAAGACTGCTTAAAATGGTGGAAGATATTAGGACCAATCATCCCCACCCATTTGGAACTGTATGCGTTGTCGTGCAGGCTAGCTCCCGCCAACTTAGTCGtaacataattaggttacgacTGTGAAGCATTTACTTGGGGTTTGTGAAGCTCGGCCAGATTATTTTTTTACCTGATATATCTTTATTATCAGGAATTCTTATTTGGATCATTAAATGTAGTTCTTGTCTATTTTAAAGGTTCGTGTTTTTCTGTTATACGACCATTTAAGAATTATCGATTAAGGAATAAGATTGATAAAAACTGCAAGGAGTTCTTCATTTATGATCTTGTTAGTTCCAAAAGATTACGATCTAAGTTGTACTTAAATAGATTTTGTGAGGTGGAATCAATATAGACTTTGTGAGTTACAATCAGTTAAGTTTCGTAACATGTAAACCATGGATGTTGGGGTTTGCTTAATATCTTTTTTATCTGGAGACACCTCAAAGCAAATAAATTTATATTATCTTGATTAAAATATATCTGAAGGAACCCTAGGCCTAACTAATTGTACCTCTATTTGGTTTCCTATTAGAGGAAGGGTATCACTAGTCTTCACCAAGGACTGTAGAGCAACCCTAGGCCTGTAAAGGACGTCTTCTAGGGTTATCATATATGTAGGATCTTGCGAGATCCAAGAAACGTAAATGGCACAATTTTAGTTAAATATCTTGGATGGAATAGTCGGTCTAAACTATATTCCATACGGAAGTATTATAGTAGGGtagtgtatgtagtggcttaatacaatgtgtgttcaaattGGATGAAGTCCCGGGAATTTACTAATACATCGCatgtttcttcgttaacaaaatatctggcATCTTTTGTTATTTCCTTTTCGCATTATGTTAttattatctttataattgaaacatcactaGTAGTATGTTAATCAACCTATATAGATTTAGCTTGTTATTAAAAATCCAACAAGACTTGTTCTTATTGGATTCATATCCTGAATTTATATCATACAAGACTTTTTTTCTTGATTGAATTCGGATATTGAAGGTTCAAGTACATATTATGCTGACCATGTGGATTTGTACCTTAAATTAAATCTTCCAAAGGATTGTCCACACAGGTTCACGAACGAAAAATTTGGCGGTGTATTAAGTACGTTTTCTTTTTTCAAACCAAAAGCGGTCGATATGAATGCCAACATGGATCGATTATGTGCTGATATTCTTTAACCACAAAAGATATCGAGAATAATTGTTTGATATTTATATGCACATCAACCCATTGATCcaggtgttagagcactactcggtagaactcgcaagcgttgctatctcaagcttgtttgtcaagtttagttgccaaaactataattcttaatttctagtctatttatagctaagtctcgaagtaggatagaaagtatagttgagctctagactccacggcgttcatcatgcaaagacaaagaactactcaaggaactggtagatcttcatcgactaaaaggtatgtggagacttgaacttatctatcactcaaaagtctatctactctatctcctatcttgagaaaaaagtcgtattgctatatagacttcgattatacacatttgttatttcgagccgagtttgttcatctttacaagtgacgaaagccatgttaattgtttcaatctcttgaaaatcgctttgatgaaaaatagagtgtgaataacctttatataacatcctctaagaatgtttcaataatagaaataaagagtttagaatatgtaaccatctttggatataagcatatagtgtgttcgcacattagtgtataagtccaaaaccgggaaccaaattatgcatacttgtgtgtgtactaaatggttgatggagactcggtaaatttctgctgagttttgaaatcaaaacaaactcaatctggttacctaagtatgcgtacccgtacgcatactagcggaaagttcatgtccgtgaatttatgctgagtttgaaaaccaaaacaaactcaaatcaggttacttaagtacgcatacccttacgcatacttaagtgtgttactttctaaaattggtttgttcatgaaataaaacatttaaataataaggaatgcaatttgcaaaccgtggctataatgttcatgaatcgattctaatgaatcaaaaccaatttttcttcgattgtgtcttgtatacttctataagatctaagcaattgaacaactctcgaactagttcatttggactagttatggtgaagatgataaggttgatatgaaagtgctcgtatggctaaccatttggttaactactgttgaacgaactagatgtacatgtttaggtacgtttacacaaacctaaatgaacgtgcatttcatttgtgtataacaagctaagattcgatctaacggttgaaagatattatcttgaatctaatcaggttttcatctaacggtgaatattgaatgctttgttaccatggtagcattgattgcaaaccctgatttgaagactatataaaggagaactctagcaactgggaaatctaatccccacacctcatgtatgatactagttgtataatctagagtcgattctcctttaaccttaggtttctaccgagaccctgtaggttaacgacttgaagacttcattgggattgtgaagccagacccaactattttctccgtagttgcgtgatctgatctttttgtttctatcgtattgagtacaattgtaaaattggctcgagattaatttctccaataggcaagatagaaagtagtcacaaacatcttcatctcatcgtttgtgattccacaatatcttgtttcgctagtcgcttaagattattgtgaggtgattgatatttctaggttgttcttcgggaatataagtctggtatatcaattggttcctgttcaccttgatttatcaaaagacggaacaaaactagtaggtatttctgtgggagacagatttatctattactgtagacttttctatgtgatacagatttgtttattaaagtcttcgactttgggtcgtagcaactcttagttgtgggtgagatcagctaagggaatcaagtgcgtagtatcctactgggatcagagacgtaaggagcacaactgtaccttggatcagtgtgagattgattggggttcaactacaatccataccgaagttagtttgtagtaggctagtgtctgtagcggcttaatacagtgtgtgttcaatctggactaggtcccggggtttttatgcatttgcggtttcctcgttaacaaaatttctggtgtctgtgttgtttcttttccgcattatattttgttatataattgtaatatcacatgttgtgcgttgaattgatcaattggtaaatttgacctttggttgttgattgattgatctttgaactTTGGTCTTTGGatccgttcaagtgatttcttttgtattcaattagactcgcggattgctatttgcttgagtaagtattgaatcgagaaattgagatataaatccttgatatacttttcttaagattgagtctgaatgtatagttgattctcttgaaagtatactggagttagtccatacagattgctaagcgaaatattgggtgaggttgttagacccccactttttcacaaggAACTGGTCATTGTTGACATTCACGTCATTCGACTTTGGTTAAACAAATAAAACCtagttttgaaaattttcaatttttgtggTTATGCAGGAATCGAAAACCTAATTAAGAGAAATGAGTTGATAGAAAAATACTCGATTCTTACTATTTCTTTTGCTTGTATTACGCTAAGAGGTTGTTCCTcgaaatttgtttcttctttgtcttcataaATCAGACTTAGTTATTTAAATCGAATTACTTTCCCAAATTCTAGATCAGTTCCACTAAGTTGCTTACTTTAAAGAACTCATTTACAATCGTCATTATATAGAGAAGATCGATTATTTGGCTTTTGAATCGACAATGGACAAAATAAATCAACAATGttttaatttcaaaattaaaaatgaggaagaagaaagaaggcgACTCGGTCAATATGGTTTTCTTTTAGGCCTCAAATGAAAATAGGTTACGTTAAGGATAGTTTTTTAATAGTAATCATAGTTTAGTAACTTCATCCTTATTGGACACCCCTATATCCCCTCTTCTAGACGGGAACACAATTTGTATTATTTGAGGCATCAAATTTATCGTCttttttctgttgtttttttaTCTGTTTAAAGGGAAGGATTTTAGTTTGTGACGTGGAGGAATAAcatttttgttatctattaacTCCTGAACTCTATCTTTTAGGTGAATATGAAAATTATTAAATAAATGAAATTAGTGAATCTTATCGCACATGAAATTATCATTAAAGTGTTGTAATTCAGTTGTTCATTATCACTTAAGTGTTATAATTTAGTTGTTCATATATCAGCTTTTGGTGTTAAATTATCGAGCCTCTATTGCATTGTATTGTCGTTTGCTTGTTTTCTTTTGGATCTTTTCTACTATCACCAGGATATGTACCGATGGAAGAGCAATATTCCAAATAAGGTAACTATCCACCTTGTAGTTTCGACTTCTATGGAAGAGCAATATTCCAAATAAGGTAAGCTTCGTTCTTTGAGCAAGTTTTCACGATTCAATCCCTACTAGAGACATGTTAGTTCATCATGGCATAAGCATTCAAAGTGATTTGTGTGTTTTTTGCAATGATGAAAAAGAAACTTCTGACCACATGTTTCTTCATTGTTCGTATTCTTTTGAGATATGAAATTATTTTATCAAGGCGTTTAAGATTTCATGACGGATGCCGAGAACTTTGTTCCATTTGTTTGAAGCTTGGTCTACCAATGTGTTACAAGGAAGAGGAAAGGAAGTGTGATAGATTATTCACTACGCTATTTGTTGGATCTTATGGAAGAAGCAGAATTGGAGAGTTTTTGGTGGTCGCCAAAAAAACGTTGCGAAAAATATCGATTTTGTTAAGCACCTTGTGATTTTATCGTCTTGTGACACTGATTCTTTTAAATTTGTCTCCCCTGGACTCGTTTGGAGCAACGTGTGGTTTTATGCTACACCCTCCTACTCATCGGTCTATAGAATAGGGTGATGATTTTCGTGATAAATTAAATACATCATTATCATTATTCCTTTACAAACGTAAATATACCACCAAATTGAATGTCCCCTAATTGGGAGCCTCAACAATTCATTGCACCCAACAGAATGGTCCATTCCATCATAGACTCTCTCATACAACAACCCCATAATGTAAATACACCACAAGATCTAACCTATAATCTAACGTTTCATAACACCCCACGTTTCCCCATGTGACGTCTCTAGATTTCTTCATGACTCCTGGTCTTCCACGCTCACTACTTTGTAACCATTGAGATCATTTCAATCCAACGgttttcacaacttccataaaCCACTAGTCAGAAAAATAATAACCCCGCTCTTTTTCTCTCcgtctcaacaaaaaaaaatcttcacagagaaataaaaaaaatcgaaaatttcAAGATCAGTCTCTGATTTTTAGAATCAAAAGAAGATGCAAGAACAAGTTGCAACTACCAACTCTCTTGCTTCTAGTAGTGAAAGATCTTCTAGTTCTGCGTTTCAGCTCGAAATCAAAGACGGTAAAAATTAGAAACCTCATCTTTTTTCGATGAAATCATTTGTTTTTTCTATGAATTCTGATGAAAATTGAGATAATTTGATGATGGGGCATCTTAATTTATCTCCAATTTGGATCTTTCATTCTTAAATTTTggttaatctaaaaaaaaagagaaaactcaGAATCTCATTTTTGCAGGTGTAGAGAGTGATGAGGAGATAAGGAGAGTTCCAGAAATGGGAAGTGAAGAACCAGGTCCATCAATATCAGGTAGAGGagaaggaggtggtggtggaggaggaggagaagccgGTCCAGACAGGGTTCAAGCATCAACAACAGTTGGTAGTACtcaaagaaaaagaggaagaagtCCGGCTGATAAAGAAAACAAAAGGCTAAAAAGGTAAAATGATTTACTTCACTTCATCAAAAATTTTCTTTCCATGGGAAGCAAAGGTTGAAAATGTATATTTGCCGTATACCTGGTTCAATCATGAATGCCTTTTTAATTATCTGTTGTGAATGAATTTTAGGTTGCTGAGGAATAGAGTTTCAGCTCAACaagcaagagaaagaaagaaggcTTACTTGACAGATTTAGAAGTGAAAGTGAAAGAATTAGAGAAGAAGAATGGGGAACTTGAAGAGAGACTCTCAACTTTGCAAAATGAAAATCAGATGCTTAGACATGTATGTATTCAGTTTCCCATTATGCTCAATTTTCGTTGTCGTATTAATTCCCACACAAGCATCAAAACGTACAATCTTATTTTTGTATGAAGTACATgaattatgagtcagatgcttAGACATGTATGTATTCAGTTTCTCGTTATACCCAATTTTCATTGTTATACCCAATTTTCCTCTCGTTATACCCAATTTCTCGGTTAACTGGGATTAGCTCTGTTGGCCAGGGGGTGACGATCTGAGTCTTATTTTTAGTATGAACTACATGAATTGTGGGTTAAGTGATATTATCTTAGCCAGTGGCTGATTCATTAAGTCTGAGTATTCACGCTGAttgtttccaaatatataaacaaATGAAAAGATACATGAATTATTGGTAGGTGATGAAACTCACACAATGTGATATATCGGTAGTTTGGTACTGTTGATTGGCATGTTGAAATGTTCTTATTGGTATAAACTTACTGTAGAAATGTGAAAAGCATCCAATTTAGCCTTGTGTACCCATATTCGATAAGTTTTTGGTGTTTTGTGAGTACTTTTGTCTTTTACAAAAGTGGATGAAGAGATCTTTCTGACAATAACTAGGCTAGTACCCATCTCCATCCACACCATACTCAAGCCATGTTGTGTTGTATTCTTTATAAAGGGATACCGAACTTTGTGTCTTATTCTTCTGTTTTTTTGCCCCCTTTTATGCTTTCTAACAAGATGATGGTGGTTATGGGAATGTTGAAGCatatcatttaaaaaaaaatatctctgCTTATAAGCGTGACCCTCCGTCGACTTTTTTTCCTTTGTTGTATTGTTCTCAGTCATTAGGAGGTTTCAATATGATTAATCTGTTTGTTTATTTGGTCATTTGACATGAGTTTTGAGTCATGTTAGTCTGGGAGTCAAAGGTTACTAAActggttgggaaaatatgaactgaAGTGGAATTGCCGGAATACGACTCTACTGCTATTTTGTCATGAGTGTAGCATCAAAACCAAACTGAAGTGCATATTTGAATCTCGGAGTCTGTTTCTTGATATGAAGTTTTCtttctgtttccttgcagatatTGAAGAACACGACTGCAAATCGGAGAGGAGGAAATAGCAGTGGCAATGCAGATTGATCTTTGTAATTGTTAGTATTAGATATATCAAGAAGACTAGAAAGAGTAGGagcaatttttctttctttctttttttttttttttgatttcctcTCTTTTAGTTTGGATTTTAAAAAGAGGATTGATTTGTATGGAGTTGTGAAAAAATGTGTTTCGTTTTTGCATAGGG from Papaver somniferum cultivar HN1 unplaced genomic scaffold, ASM357369v1 unplaced-scaffold_24, whole genome shotgun sequence includes the following:
- the LOC113340901 gene encoding transcription factor HY5-like translates to MQEQVATTNSLASSSERSSSSAFQLEIKDGVESDEEIRRVPEMGSEEPGPSISGRGEGGGGGGGGEAGPDRVQASTTVGSTQRKRGRSPADKENKRLKRLLRNRVSAQQARERKKAYLTDLEVKVKELEKKNGELEERLSTLQNENQMLRHILKNTTANRRGGNSSGNAD